Within Thermus sp. CCB_US3_UF1, the genomic segment AGGCAAGCTAGAGGAGCTTCGGGGTCTTTACCGAGAGGGTCGCACGCAGATCCCCGTTCAGTACCTTTTGGGGGAGGAGGGGAGACCGGTGGCCTTTGAGGTCTACGTGGCCTCGGAGCGCAAGGGGATAGTGGAAGGCCTAGGAGAGGCCCTGGCCAACCCGGCCTACCCTCTTGCCCTTGGGCCCGCCTATGCTCTGGCCTGGGCAGAAGGAATTTCCATTCTGGAAGCAGACCTGCGTTCCCACTGGACAGGTATAGGGTTGGGTTGGTGGGAAGCGGGGAAGTTGAGGTTGCAGGGTACTCCTCTTGGTGCCCGTCTTTACCGGGATCGCTTTCCTTTGTCGCTAGGACCTGGGAGGCAACCCATGCGAATAGGCGAGTTGGCCCTGGAAGTGAGGGGTGAACCCCTTCCGGTTCAGTACGAAGGTGAGGTACTTATGTTGGGCGAGGTGGCCGTAGGTGTGGTTCAGGTCTAGAACATGTACGTGGTTATGGTCTACGACGTGGCGGTGGAGCGGGTGGTGAAGGTGCTTAAAGTGGGTAGGCGCTACCTCACCTGGGTGCAAAATTCCGTTTTGGAAGGGGAGCTCTCGCCCGCCCAATATGCGCGCCTGAAAGCAGAGGTTAGAAAGATCATTGAACCCTCGGATGCCGTGCGCTTCTACTTGTTTCCTAACCGCGATTCCTTGCGGATAGAAACCATCGGTTCAACGAAGAACGAACCAGACCAGTTTATTTGATTGGTCAGAAACCAAGTTGCGCCAACCTCCAATCACCCCCTGACCCCCGGGGGGTTGACGCAACTCCCCCGGGTTGCGTATTATGTCGTCAGGCGGCTCAAGAACTCCTATTGAGTCGCAGGGGTTCTTGAAAACAAAGATTAAAGCTTCATGAGTTGCTTACGTATGGGACGATATACCTGCTCTTTGAACCGTACCTATAAGGGTTTGAAACAGGGTGCGGACCACCAAAGCGCCCCCCGCGTACTCAACCTTTGAACCGTACCTATAAGGGTTTGAAACAGGGCAACCTGTGCGCCCCAGGGCACACCACTAACTCCTTTGAACCGTACCTATAAGGGTTTGAAACGGGTTGACCTCGGCCTTGGGGACCCCCTTATCGGCCTTGGGCTTTGAACCGTACCTATAAGGGTTTGAAACGGCCGTGCACGGGTAGGGGGGTGGACCGGGACAGCCCCTTTGAACCGTACCTATAAGGGTTTGAAACTGAGGCCCTCCATAGGGCTTGGCGTAGGGGGTGGGAAGCTTTGAACCGTACCTATAAGGGTTTGAAACTCGCTGTTCTCCATCTTTTTCCTGCGTGGGCTCCCAATGCTTTGAACCGTACCTATAAGGGTTTGAAACAGGGTATGGACCCGGGGGCGGTTGTAGCCGCCCTTAAACGCTTTGAACCGTACCTATAAGGGTTTGAAACGCACCCACTTGGTGAACAAAGTTTTTGCCACACGCCTTCTTTGAACCGTACCTATAAGGGTTTGAAACGACGGCCTGGACCCCCAGGCCGTTGCCGCCCACTTCTTTGAACCGTACCTATAAGGGTTTGAAACCCTTCCACAGCAACTTTTACTTTGACCATAACTCCTCCTTTGAACCGTACCTATAAGGGTTTGAAACGGCTTCGCCTTCGCGGCACCATCCTCTTCATCCCCTGCTTTGAACCGTACCTATAAGGGTTTGAAACTATTCTGGGGGCGGGACCGCGTGTCCTGCCCCACACCCTTTGAACCGTACCTATAAGGGTTTGAAACCCATGCGCCGCGCCATGAAGACGGGAAGCCAGCCCCCTCTTTGAACCGTACCTATAAGGGTTTGAAACGTTCCTCAATAGGCCACTACGGGGTCAACCCCGAGGGCCTTTGAACCGTACCTATAAGGGTTTGAACTATGTACACGTCAAAACCTCCATAGGGCATAACCCCAAGGGACTTCCGCGCCTTCCTCCCCCTGCACCCCAGAGGGCAAGCGCCCAAAGGGTGAGCAGGTCCAGCCCCGCCCGGAAGAGGCTCTGTCCCAGCCTCCCGTGCTTCTTGGGCCTCACCGGACGCACCCGGTGCAGCACAAGCCCCGTCCGAAACGCCCACACGAAGGCCAGGCTCAAGGGGACCAAAAGCCGCGAAAGCCTCTCCCCCCGCGTCACGTGCGTGGCCTCCAGGTCAAATCCCCGCCCCTTCAGGGCCCCAAAGAGCCGCTCTATCCCCCACCTGAGCCCGTACACCTCCAGCACCCGGTGAGGGTCCAGGTCCGTAGCCACAATCAGCCACTCCCGGACCCCAAGGCGCAACCCCACCACCCACATGCGCCGCCCGTAGACCCAGTACCGCCGCCTGGGCACCCGGCTCTCTCCCACCTTCAGGGAGGCAAAGAGCTCCCAGGCCCGAGGGCCCGAGCCCAACCGCCACATCCGGGTGTTGGCCTTGATTCGGATGCACCGGGGGATGCCCTTCTCCTCCAGGTACCGGAACCACGCCTCCCCTATGAACTCCCGATCCGCCAGGAACCCCTCCACCCGGAGGTGGGGGAAGTGGGCCCTCAGGAAAGCCAAGGCCCTCTCCATCAGGGCGATGCGTTCGGGGGTGGAGGAGTTGCCGTCGTGGGGAAGGAAGCTCCAGAACAGGGGGACGGCCAGGCCTTGGTACAGGAAGGCCAGCATCAGGAGGTTGACCTTGCTCTTCCCCAGCTCCCACTCGGTCCGGTCCATGACCAGGAGGAGCCCTTGGGGTCGGAGGAGGGCGAAGATGAAGCGGGCATAGCCCTCCCCGTCCAGCCCCGGCCAGGCCAAGAACCGCTGGAACCTTCGGTAGGCGGAGCGGGGGTCAGGGCTGGCTATGGAGCCGAGGGAAAGAGCGAGTCTGGGGCCGCTTGTGGTGCGGGCGGTGACCAGAGCCATCACCAGGGCGGCCAGGAAGGTGAGGCGCCTGAGGTCGGCCTTCCAGTATCGCTTCAAGGCGTTGATGAGTGGGGTAAG encodes:
- the cas5 gene encoding CRISPR-associated protein Cas5, with the translated sequence MKGKRAHFRRFYTNSSSLTYPVPPPTTVQGLLAAALGLGEEYLGELRGLWVSARPTAPLRHAFQTVNYLFLKEGKLEELRGLYREGRTQIPVQYLLGEEGRPVAFEVYVASERKGIVEGLGEALANPAYPLALGPAYALAWAEGISILEADLRSHWTGIGLGWWEAGKLRLQGTPLGARLYRDRFPLSLGPGRQPMRIGELALEVRGEPLPVQYEGEVLMLGEVAVGVVQV
- the cas2 gene encoding CRISPR-associated endonuclease Cas2, encoding MVYDVAVERVVKVLKVGRRYLTWVQNSVLEGELSPAQYARLKAEVRKIIEPSDAVRFYLFPNRDSLRIETIGSTKNEPDQFI